A region of Peromyscus eremicus chromosome 17, PerEre_H2_v1, whole genome shotgun sequence DNA encodes the following proteins:
- the LOC131894429 gene encoding arylamine N-acetyltransferase 3-like — protein sequence MDIEAYFERIGYQNPRNKLDLQTLTEILQHQIRAIPFENLNIHCGKPMELSLEAIFDHVVRKKRGGWCLQLNYLLYWALTMIGFETTMLGGRVYVSSANKYSNTMLHLLLQVTLSGQKYIVDAAFPFSSQMWEPLELISGKDQPQVPAIFHLTEENGTWYLDQTIRQQYVPNPEFIDSNLLNKSNHRKIYSFPLDPLTIEDFETVSAYYQVAPTSVMVNTSLCSLQTQEGVHGLLGTIIAHKKFNYKDNVDLVELKTLKEEEVEEVLKHIFGIHLETKFVPKHVNDVFTF from the coding sequence ATGGACATCGAAGCATACTTTGAAAGAATTGGTTATCAGAATCCCAGGAACAAACTGGACTTGCAAACATTAACTGAAATCCTTCAGCACCAGATACGAGCTATTCCCTTTGAGAACTTGAACATCCATTGTGGAAAACCCATGGAGCTGAGCTTAGAGGCCATCTTTGATCATGTTGTGAGGAAGAAGCGGGGTGGGTGGTGTCTCCAGTTAAACTATCTTCTCTACTGGGCTCTGACCATGATAGGTTTTGAGACCACAATGTTGGGAGGACGTGTTTATGTTTCCTCAGCCAACAAATATAGCAACACCATGCTTCACCTTCTGCTACAGGTGACCCTCAGTGGCCAAAAGTATATTGTAGATGCTGCATTCCCATTTTCTTCCCAAATGTGGGAGCCTCTAGAATTAATTTCTGGGAAGGATCAGCCTCAGGTGCCTGCCATCTTCCACTTGACAGAAGAGAATGGAACTTGGTACCTGGACCAAACTATAAGACAACAATATGTTCCAAACCCAGAATTCATTGATTCTAACCTTCTTAATAAGAGCAACCACCGAAAAATCTACTCTTTTCCTCTTGACCCTCTAACGATTGAAGATTTTGAGACTGTGAGTGCATACTACCAGGTAGCTCCAACCTCTGTAATGGTAAATACATCTCTTTGCTCCCTGCAGACACAAGAAGGGGTTCATGGATTATTGGGCACCATTATTGCCCACAAGAAGTTCAATTATAAAGACAATGTAGATCTGGTAGAGTTGAAGACTCTGAaggaagaagaagtagaagaagtgCTGAAGCATATATTTGGTATTCACTTGGAGACAAAGTTTGTGCCCAAACATGTTAATGATGTTTTTACGTTTTAG